A stretch of the Ptiloglossa arizonensis isolate GNS036 chromosome 1, iyPtiAriz1_principal, whole genome shotgun sequence genome encodes the following:
- the LOC143150454 gene encoding UPF0488 protein CG14286 encodes MPPKPRTNGKKLTMNIKHAKPPKVMNPSSSNAETKSGLSQEAENLFELELSWCIQQLKMCLDTGKLPEKQARDLNKNINILKSNTVPLVKKRQVMYNTLGNYREKMSLDEQKHGKAASSIKFITPSIQNKKCVFIKKAACNLTKEKQHLDNDPMFFNENTVAINNAQTEFKFNFEVKE; translated from the exons atgcCTCCAAAGCCTAGAACG AATGGTAAAAAATTGACAATGAATATAAAACATGCAAAACCACCAAAAGTAATGAATCCTTCAAGTTCAAATGCAGAAACTAAAAGTGGTTTAAGCCAGGAAGCTGAAAATCTATTTGAATTAGAATTATCCTGGTGTATCCAACAATTAAAAATGTGTCTAGATACTGGCAAACTTCCTGAGAAACAGGCACGCGatctaaacaaaaatataaatattttaaaaagcaACACTGTACCACTGGTAAAAAAGAGACAAGTAATGTACAATACTTTAGGGAATTATAGAGAAAAAATGTCATTGGACGAGCAGAAACATGGTAAAGCTGCATCttctataaaatttataactccgtccatacaaaataaaaaatgcgTGTTTATAAAAAAAGCTGCTTGCAATTTGACAAAAGAAAAACAGCACTTGGATAATGATCCAatgtttttcaatgaaaatactgTTGCTATTAACAATGCACAGACTGAATTTAAGTTtaattttgaagttaaagaataa
- the LOC143154319 gene encoding pyrokinin-1 receptor isoform X2 codes for MDDSVASLSPGLANGTYYVQNLSDLYDSQLGELESPRNANYTFRDSLYIVVPVTIIYVSIFVTGTIGNIITCIVIARNKSMHTATNYYLFSLAISDLLLLISGLPAEIYLVWCKYQYIFGEGFCVLRGLAAETSTNASVLTITAFTVERYVAICHPFLAHTISKLSRAVKCILIIWLVALSFGLPQALQFGIVHHERYPDMVMCTLKTVLVQHSFELSTFLFFVVPMSLITVLYAFIGLKLRKSNSIKRSRGRGSTDSCRHNPSRSSRRVVKMLVAVVIAFFICWAPFHVQRLIAIYGTNPDHITSNSKNIAFLYVLMTYISGVFYYMSTTINPILYNIMSNKFRVAFRETLSRSCRLPRLVIRNEQRSYSSLSKSQHRALGAYGSRTAGTGGTALPHESTDCSGNSVKENSGRKLNGRSGTVIKSTDIAKENHNEASFGDRKDREPRRSTSIKYAAVKVSNVDGSGKVWWQLLKWFPGLKSLKLARRTPYAMPENRILKKTKLRQEKFLMTMWNIHEANNQRPV; via the exons ATGGACGACTCAGTAGCCTCGTTGTCACCTGGCCTGGCCAACGGCACCTACTACGTCCAGAATCTTTCGGATCTATACGATTCTCAGCTCGGTGAACTGGAAAGCCCGCGTAACGCCAACTACACCTTCAGGGATTCACTGTACATCGTGGTACCTGTAACGATCATCTACGTGTCGATCTTCGTAACTGGCACGATCGGGAACATCATCACGTGCATTGTTATCGCGCGCAACAAGTCGATGCACACCGCCACCAACTACTATTTGTTCAGCCTGGCGATATCGGACTTGTTGCTACTGATCTCTGGCCTGCCAGCTGAGATCTACCTGGTCTGGTGCAAGTATCAGTATATATTTGGTGAGGGGTTCTGCGTTCTACGCGGCCTGGCCGCGGAGACCTCCACGAACGCATCCGTTCTCACCATCACAGCGTTCACCGTCGAGAGATACGTGGCAATCTGTCATCCGTTCCTCGCTCACACCATATCAAAACTGTCCAGGGCGGTGAAATGTATCCTGATCATTTGGCTGGTCGCTCTGTCGTTCGGTCTGCCCCAAGCCCTTCAATTCGGTATCGTACACCACGAACGGTACCCCGACATGGTGATGTGTACCTTGAAGACTGTCCTAGTGCAACACTCGTTCGAGTTATCCACGTTTCTCTTCTTCGTGGTGCCCATGAGCCTGATCACCGTACTGTACGCGTTCATCGGGCTCAAACTGAGGAAATCGAACTCGATAAAGAGGAGTCGTGGAAGAGGATCGACCGACAGCTGCAGGCACAATCCGAGCAGATCGTCGAGGAGAGTGGTGAAAATGCTGG TCGCGGTAGTGATAGCGTTCTTCATTTGCTGGGCGCCATTTCACGTGCAACGACTGATCGCCATTTACGGGACGAACCCTGACCATATCACCTCGAACAGCAAGAATATAGCGTTTCTTTATGTTTTGATGACCTATATATCTGGCGTTTTCTACTACATGTCCACGACGATTAACCCGATTCTGTACAACATCATGTCCAACAAATTCCGCGTGGCTTTCAGG GAAACACTGTCGAGAAGCTGTAGGCTCCCAAGGCTGGtgattcgaaacgaacaacgttcTTATTCCAGTCTGTCCAAATCCCAACACAGAGCATTGGGTGCTTACGGTTCAAGGACAGCGGGTACCGGAGGTACAGCCCTCCCTCACGAGAGCACCGATTGTTCCGGAAATTCGGTGAAGGAG AATTCTGGCAGAAAACTAAACGGACGAAGCGGTACGGTTATTAAGAGCACGGACATCGCCAAGGAGAACCATAACGAAGCATCTTTCGGAGATCGGAAGGATAGAGAACCTAGAAGGTCTACTTCGATCAAATACGCGGCTGTAAAGGTGTCAAACGTTGACGGATCTGGGAAAGTATGGTGGCAGTTGCTAAAATGGTTCCCAGGTCTGAAGTCCCTGAAGCTGGCCAGGAGGACACCTTACGCCATGCCAGAAAACCGTATACTGAAGAAAACCAAGCTCCGTCAGGAGAAGTTTTTAATGACCATGTGGAATATACACGAGGCGAACAATCAGCGGCCAGTGTGA
- the LOC143154319 gene encoding pyrokinin-1 receptor isoform X1, translating into MDDSVASLSPGLANGTYYVQNLSDLYDSQLGELESPRNANYTFRDSLYIVVPVTIIYVSIFVTGTIGNIITCIVIARNKSMHTATNYYLFSLAISDLLLLISGLPAEIYLVWCKYQYIFGEGFCVLRGLAAETSTNASVLTITAFTVERYVAICHPFLAHTISKLSRAVKCILIIWLVALSFGLPQALQFGIVHHERYPDMVMCTLKTVLVQHSFELSTFLFFVVPMSLITVLYAFIGLKLRKSNSIKRSRGRGSTDSCRHNPSRSSRRVVKMLVAVVIAFFICWAPFHVQRLIAIYGTNPDHITSNSKNIAFLYVLMTYISGVFYYMSTTINPILYNIMSNKFRVAFRETLSRSCRLPRLVIRNEQRSYSSLSKSQHRALGAYGSRTAGTGGTALPHESTDCSGNSVKEVSPQQTTSLIEQTAIDTQNSGRKLNGRSGTVIKSTDIAKENHNEASFGDRKDREPRRSTSIKYAAVKVSNVDGSGKVWWQLLKWFPGLKSLKLARRTPYAMPENRILKKTKLRQEKFLMTMWNIHEANNQRPV; encoded by the exons ATGGACGACTCAGTAGCCTCGTTGTCACCTGGCCTGGCCAACGGCACCTACTACGTCCAGAATCTTTCGGATCTATACGATTCTCAGCTCGGTGAACTGGAAAGCCCGCGTAACGCCAACTACACCTTCAGGGATTCACTGTACATCGTGGTACCTGTAACGATCATCTACGTGTCGATCTTCGTAACTGGCACGATCGGGAACATCATCACGTGCATTGTTATCGCGCGCAACAAGTCGATGCACACCGCCACCAACTACTATTTGTTCAGCCTGGCGATATCGGACTTGTTGCTACTGATCTCTGGCCTGCCAGCTGAGATCTACCTGGTCTGGTGCAAGTATCAGTATATATTTGGTGAGGGGTTCTGCGTTCTACGCGGCCTGGCCGCGGAGACCTCCACGAACGCATCCGTTCTCACCATCACAGCGTTCACCGTCGAGAGATACGTGGCAATCTGTCATCCGTTCCTCGCTCACACCATATCAAAACTGTCCAGGGCGGTGAAATGTATCCTGATCATTTGGCTGGTCGCTCTGTCGTTCGGTCTGCCCCAAGCCCTTCAATTCGGTATCGTACACCACGAACGGTACCCCGACATGGTGATGTGTACCTTGAAGACTGTCCTAGTGCAACACTCGTTCGAGTTATCCACGTTTCTCTTCTTCGTGGTGCCCATGAGCCTGATCACCGTACTGTACGCGTTCATCGGGCTCAAACTGAGGAAATCGAACTCGATAAAGAGGAGTCGTGGAAGAGGATCGACCGACAGCTGCAGGCACAATCCGAGCAGATCGTCGAGGAGAGTGGTGAAAATGCTGG TCGCGGTAGTGATAGCGTTCTTCATTTGCTGGGCGCCATTTCACGTGCAACGACTGATCGCCATTTACGGGACGAACCCTGACCATATCACCTCGAACAGCAAGAATATAGCGTTTCTTTATGTTTTGATGACCTATATATCTGGCGTTTTCTACTACATGTCCACGACGATTAACCCGATTCTGTACAACATCATGTCCAACAAATTCCGCGTGGCTTTCAGG GAAACACTGTCGAGAAGCTGTAGGCTCCCAAGGCTGGtgattcgaaacgaacaacgttcTTATTCCAGTCTGTCCAAATCCCAACACAGAGCATTGGGTGCTTACGGTTCAAGGACAGCGGGTACCGGAGGTACAGCCCTCCCTCACGAGAGCACCGATTGTTCCGGAAATTCGGTGAAGGAGGTGAGCCCTCAGCAAACGACGTCGCTGATAGAGCAAACAGCAATTGATACGCAGAATTCTGGCAGAAAACTAAACGGACGAAGCGGTACGGTTATTAAGAGCACGGACATCGCCAAGGAGAACCATAACGAAGCATCTTTCGGAGATCGGAAGGATAGAGAACCTAGAAGGTCTACTTCGATCAAATACGCGGCTGTAAAGGTGTCAAACGTTGACGGATCTGGGAAAGTATGGTGGCAGTTGCTAAAATGGTTCCCAGGTCTGAAGTCCCTGAAGCTGGCCAGGAGGACACCTTACGCCATGCCAGAAAACCGTATACTGAAGAAAACCAAGCTCCGTCAGGAGAAGTTTTTAATGACCATGTGGAATATACACGAGGCGAACAATCAGCGGCCAGTGTGA
- the LOC143154319 gene encoding pyrokinin-1 receptor isoform X3, whose protein sequence is MDDSVASLSPGLANGTYYVQNLSDLYDSQLGELESPRNANYTFRDSLYIVVPVTIIYVSIFVTGTIGNIITCIVIARNKSMHTATNYYLFSLAISDLLLLISGLPAEIYLVWCKYQYIFGEGFCVLRGLAAETSTNASVLTITAFTVERYVAICHPFLAHTISKLSRAVKCILIIWLVALSFGLPQALQFGIVHHERYPDMVMCTLKTVLVQHSFELSTFLFFVVPMSLITVLYAFIGLKLRKSNSIKRSRGRGSTDSCRHNPSRSSRRVVKMLVAVVIAFFICWAPFHVQRLIAIYGTNPDHITSNSKNIAFLYVLMTYISGVFYYMSTTINPILYNIMSNKFRVAFRETLSRSCRLPRLVIRNEQRSYSSLSKSQHRALGAYGSRTAGTGGTALPHESTDCSGNSVKEKTKRTKRYGY, encoded by the exons ATGGACGACTCAGTAGCCTCGTTGTCACCTGGCCTGGCCAACGGCACCTACTACGTCCAGAATCTTTCGGATCTATACGATTCTCAGCTCGGTGAACTGGAAAGCCCGCGTAACGCCAACTACACCTTCAGGGATTCACTGTACATCGTGGTACCTGTAACGATCATCTACGTGTCGATCTTCGTAACTGGCACGATCGGGAACATCATCACGTGCATTGTTATCGCGCGCAACAAGTCGATGCACACCGCCACCAACTACTATTTGTTCAGCCTGGCGATATCGGACTTGTTGCTACTGATCTCTGGCCTGCCAGCTGAGATCTACCTGGTCTGGTGCAAGTATCAGTATATATTTGGTGAGGGGTTCTGCGTTCTACGCGGCCTGGCCGCGGAGACCTCCACGAACGCATCCGTTCTCACCATCACAGCGTTCACCGTCGAGAGATACGTGGCAATCTGTCATCCGTTCCTCGCTCACACCATATCAAAACTGTCCAGGGCGGTGAAATGTATCCTGATCATTTGGCTGGTCGCTCTGTCGTTCGGTCTGCCCCAAGCCCTTCAATTCGGTATCGTACACCACGAACGGTACCCCGACATGGTGATGTGTACCTTGAAGACTGTCCTAGTGCAACACTCGTTCGAGTTATCCACGTTTCTCTTCTTCGTGGTGCCCATGAGCCTGATCACCGTACTGTACGCGTTCATCGGGCTCAAACTGAGGAAATCGAACTCGATAAAGAGGAGTCGTGGAAGAGGATCGACCGACAGCTGCAGGCACAATCCGAGCAGATCGTCGAGGAGAGTGGTGAAAATGCTGG TCGCGGTAGTGATAGCGTTCTTCATTTGCTGGGCGCCATTTCACGTGCAACGACTGATCGCCATTTACGGGACGAACCCTGACCATATCACCTCGAACAGCAAGAATATAGCGTTTCTTTATGTTTTGATGACCTATATATCTGGCGTTTTCTACTACATGTCCACGACGATTAACCCGATTCTGTACAACATCATGTCCAACAAATTCCGCGTGGCTTTCAGG GAAACACTGTCGAGAAGCTGTAGGCTCCCAAGGCTGGtgattcgaaacgaacaacgttcTTATTCCAGTCTGTCCAAATCCCAACACAGAGCATTGGGTGCTTACGGTTCAAGGACAGCGGGTACCGGAGGTACAGCCCTCCCTCACGAGAGCACCGATTGTTCCGGAAATTCGGTGAAGGAG AAAACTAAACGGACGAAGCGGTACGGTTATTAA